Proteins encoded within one genomic window of Girardinichthys multiradiatus isolate DD_20200921_A chromosome 21, DD_fGirMul_XY1, whole genome shotgun sequence:
- the arfgef1 gene encoding brefeldin A-inhibited guanine nucleotide-exchange protein 1 isoform X1 — MYEGKKTKNMFLTRALEKILADKEVKKAHHSQLRKACEVALEEIKAESEKLSLPSGDGKSGSSTLPPIKSKTNFIEADKYFLPFELACQSKCPRIVITSLDCLQKLIAYGHLTGSAPDSTAPGKKLIDRIIETICACFQGPQTDEGVQLQIIKALLTAVTSQHIEIHEGTVLQAVRTCYNIYLASKNLINQTTAKATLTQMLNVIFARMENQALTNHKLSWSLASRKRDRQLQEAKQLERERHRQHTEPESPQLQSHVHPPSKAPTQEANGPISPATPSIASPSTPSTPSTPAPESSSCRSVSGEHEDQGEQPAPDENPDPEKGSEFCAAENEQTEADQATAAVQNAASKQHEGAGEEEDEETQNYEEKAQEIVQSILQEVVNTVAGGHCLDPVNLCSDTKEATGEGEPAESAPAEATTEGTQSSMEDEGTVGSDSEHVHANGIPGTPISASFTPSLPDDRLSVSSTDTQESGATGGQPPGAKFSHILQKDAFLVFRSLCKLSMKPLSDGPPDPKSHELRSKVLSLQLLLSILQNAGPIFKTNEMFINAIKQYLCVALSKNGVSSVPEVFELSLSIFLTLLSHFKTHLKMQIEVFFKEIFLYILETSTSSYDHKWMVIQTLTRICADAQSVVDIYVNYDCDLNAANIFERLVNDLSKIAQGRGGHELGTTPQQELTLRKKGLECLVSILKCMVEWSKDQYVNPNSQTSLGQEKPLEQDSTETKAPETINRYGSINSLDSTASSGIGSYSTQMSGTDNPEQFEVLKQQKEIIEQGIDLFNKKPKRGIQYLQEQGMLGTTPEDLAQFLHQEERLDSTQVGEFLGDNDRFNKEVMYAYVDQMDFQGKDFVSALRMFLEGFRLPGEAQKIDRLMEKFAARYLECNQGQTLFASADTAYVLAYSIIMLTTDLHSPQVKNKMTKEQYIKMNRGINDSKDLPEEYLSAIYDEIAGKKIAMKETKELTMKSNKQSVASEKQRRLLYNVEMEQMAKTAKALMEAVSHVQAPFTSATHLEHVRPMFKLAWTPFLAAFSVGLQDCDDTEVASLCLEGIRCAIRIACIFSIQLERDAYVQALARFTLLTASSGIAEMKQKNIDTIKTLITVAHTDGNYLGNSWHEIMKCISQLELAQLIGTGVKARYISGTVRGKEGFITSTKEQSNDEYLGLVGGTVDRKQIASIQVSIGETSSQSVVVAVDRIFTGSTRLDGNAIVDFVRWLCAVSMDELASPTHPRMFSLQKIVEISYYNMGRIRLQWSRIWEVIGDHFNKVGCNPNEDVAIFAVDSLRQLSMKFLEKGELANFRFQKDFLRPFEHIMKKNRSPTIRDMVVRCIAQMVNSQAANIRSGWKNIFSVFHLAASDQDESIVELAFQTTGHIVTNVFEKHFAATIDSFQDAVKCLSEFACNASFPDTSMEAIRLIRHCAKYVSERPQAFKDYTSDDMNVAPEDRVWVRGWFPILFELSCIINRCKLDVRTRGLTVMFEVMKTYGHTFEKHWWQDLFRIVFRIFDNMKLPEQQTEKAEWMTTTCNHALYAICDVFTQYFESLNGVLLDDILAQLYWCVQQDNEQLARSGTNCLENVVILNGEKFSPETWDKTCNCMLDIFKTTIPHALLTWRPAGAEGEHFATHSLTDKQLDSISQKSLDIQSRSDDQQSISSADRAAMENRRQSQHSSASGIFEDGPRSRTSTKIQEQRVFSALLIKCVVQLELIQTIDNIVFFPATSKKEDAENFAAAQRDAACAADVQVETQDQGMYHYLTSEQLFKLLDCLLESHRFAKAFNSNNEQRTLLWKAGFKGKSKPNLLKQETSSLACGLRILFRMYIDDRRQDAWEEVQRRLLNVCSEALAYFLALTSESHREAWTNLLLLFLTKVLKISDERFKAHASRYYPLLCEIMQFDLIPELRAVLRKFYLRIGLVFNIAQLPESEHERIHAEPETDMEVGEEAGEEAQ; from the exons AAGCTGATAGCATACGGCCACCTGACGGGCAGCGCTCCGGACAGCACAGCCCCAGGCAAGAAGCTCATTGACAGGATCATCGAGACCATCTGTGCTTGTTTTCAAGGACCGCAGACAGATGAGGGCGTGCAGCTACAGATTATTAAG GCTCTTCTGACAGCCGTGACCTCCCAGCACATAGAAATCCATGAAGGTACCGTGCTGCAAGCCGTCCGTACCTGTTACAACATCTACCTGGCGAGCAAGAACCTCATCAACCAGACCACGGCGAAGGCCACGCTCACGCAGATGCTCAATGTCATCTTTGCACGCATGGAGAATCAAGCT CTTACAAATCACAAGCTATCTTGGTCTCTGGCCTCCAGAAAGCGTGACCGCCAG CTGCAGGAAGCTAAACAGCTGGAGAGAGAGCGGCACCGGCAGCACACCGAGCCAGAATCCCCCCAGCTCCAGAGTCACGTTCACCCACCCAGCAAGGCTCCGACCCAGGAGGCCAATGGCCCCATCAGCCCTGCGACTCCCAGCATCGCCTCTCCCTCCACTCCGTCCACCCCTTCGACGCCGGCCCCAGAGTCCAGCAGCTGCAGGTCTGTGTCGGGGGAGCACGAGGATCAGGGAGAGCAGCCGGCCCCTGACGAGAACCCGGATCCTGAAAAAGGTTCTGAGTTCTGCGCGGCTGAAAACGAGCAGACCGAGGCAGACCAAGCCACTGCAGCAGTACAAA ATGCAGCATCCAAACAGCATGAAGGAGCAGGTGAGGAAGAGGATGAGGAAACCCAAAACTACGAGGAGAAAGCCCAGGAAATTGTCCAGAGTATTTTGCAGGAGGTGGTCAACACTGTGGCTGGAG GTCACTGCCTGGACCCAGTGAACCTCTGCTCCGACACCAAGGAGGCAACCGGCGAGGGTGAGCCAGCAGAGTCGGCGCCGGCCGAGGCAACGACGGAGGGCACCCAGAGCTCGATGGAGGATGAGGGGACAGTGGGGAGCGACAGCGAGCACGTCCATGCAAACGGCATTCCCGGCACGCCTATTTCTGCTAGCTTTACGCCCTCGTTGCCTGATGACAGACTGTCCGTCTCCTCCACCGATACTCAG GAATCAGGAGCAACAGGCGGCCAGCCGCCAGGCGCCAAGTTCTCCCACATCCTCCAGAAGGATGCGTTTCTCGTCTTTCGCTCTCTCTGCAAGCTGTCGATGAAGCCGCTGTCGGATGGACCACCTGATCCAAA GTCCCACGAGCTGCGATCGAAGGTGTTGTCTCTCCAGCTTCTGCTGTCCATCCTGCAGAACGCTGGGCCCATCTTCAAGACCAACGAGATGTTCATAAACGCCATCAAGCAGTATTTGTGCGTGGCGTTGTCCAAGAACGGCGTCTCTTCTGTGCCTGAAGTCTTTGAGCTCTCCCTCTCCATCTTCCTTACTCTGCTCTCCCACTTTAAGACCCACCTCAAGATGCAAATCGAG GTGTTCTTCAAAGAGATTTTCCTCTACATACTTGAAACGTCCACAAGCTCTTATGACCATAAGTGGATGGTCATACAAACCCTCACCAGAATATGTGCAG ATGCCCAGAGTGTGGTGGACATCTACGTGAACTACGACTGTGACTTGAATGCTGCTAACATATTTGAGCGTTTGGTCAACGACCTCTCAAAAATAGCCCAGGGCCGTGGAGGTCACGAGCTCGGCACAACACCCCAACAG GAGCTGACTCTGAGAAAGAAAGGCCTTGAATGTCTAGTGTCCATCCTAAAATGTATGGTAGAATGGAGCAAAGACCAGTATGTTAACCCCAACTCCCAGACCAGCCTAG GCCAGGAGAAGCCTTTGGAGCAGGACAGCACAGAGACCAAGGCTCCAGAGACCATAAACCGTTACGGCAGCATTAACTCCCTGGACTCTACGGCCTCATCTGGTATCGGTAGCTACAGCACACAGATGTCCGGCACTGACAACCCCGAACAGTTTGAAGTTCTCAAGCAGCAAAAGGAGATCATCGAACAGGGGATTGACCT gttCAACAAGAAACCAAAGAGAGGAATCCAGTACCTTCAAGAGCAAGGCATGCTAGGTACAACCCCAGAGGATCTTGCACAGTTCTTGCACCAGGAGGAGAGGCTCGACTCG ACTCAGGTGGGTGAATTTCTCGGGGATAACGACCGCTTCAATAAGGAGGTGATGTACGCCTACGTGGATCAAATGGACTTCCAGGGGAAGGACTTTGTTTCAGCTCTAAGGATGTTCCTGGAGGGCTTTCGGCTCCCTGGTGAGGCACAAAAGATCGACCGGCTCATGGAGAAATTTGCAGCAAGATACCTGGAATGCAACCAGGG ACAAACTCTCTTTGCCAGCGCAGACACAGCTTATGTTCTCGCCTATTCAATCATCATGTTGACGACAGACCTTCACAGCCCACAG GTAaagaataaaatgacaaaagaacAATACATCAAGATGAACCGTGGCATCAATGACAGCAAAGACCTGCCTGAGGAGTATCTCTCAGCCATATACGATGAGATCGCAGGGAAGAAGATTGCCATGAAGGAAACAAAAGAGCTCACCATGAAGTCCAACAAGCAAA GTGTGGCCAGCGAGAAGCAGAGGCGCCTGCTCTACAACGTCGAAATGGAGCAGATGGCCAAGACGGCTAAAGCTCTGATGGAGGCCGTCAGCCACGTCCAGGCTCCCTTCACCAGCGCCACGCATCTGGAGCATGTCAGGCCCATGTTCAAG CTGGCATGGACCCCCTTCCTGGCTGCCTTCAGTGTGGGCCTGCAGGACTGCGACGATACTGAAGTGGCGTCGCTGTGTCTCGAAGGAATACGCTGCGCCATCAGGATAGCATGCATCTTCTCCATACAG CTGGAGAGGGATGCTTACGTCCAGGCTCTGGCCAGGTTCACCTTGCTGACGGCGAGCTCCGGCATCGCAGAAATGAAGCAGAAGAACATTGACACTATCAAGACCCTGATCACTGTGGCACACACTGATGGCAACTACCTGGGCAACTCCTGGCATGAG ATCATGAAGTGCATCAGTCAGCTGGAGCTGGCTCAGCTGATCGGTACGGGGGTGAAAGCACGCTACATCTCAGGAACGGTGCGGGGCAAAGAGGGCTTCATCACAAGCACGAAGGAGCAGAGCAACGACGAGTACCTGGGTCTAG TTGGAGGAACAGTGGACCGTAAGCAGATTGCCAGCATTCAGGTGTCCATTGGTGAGACGAGCTCTCAGAGCGTGGTGGTGGCGGTGGACAG GATATTCACAGGCTCCACCAGACTAGATGGTAACGCAATAG TGGATTTCGTGCGCTGGCTGTGTGCTGTGTCCATGGATGAGCTGGCCTCGCCCACACATCCACGCATGTTCAGCCTGCAAAAGATAGTTGAAATCTCCTACTACAACATGGGCCGGATCAGGCTGCAATGGTCCAGGATCTGGGAGGTGATCGGAGACCACTTCAATAAG GTCGGCTGTAATCCCAATGAAGACGTAGCGATATTTGCGGTGGATTCCCTCAGGCAGCTGTCCATGAAGTTCCTGGAGAAAGGAGAGCTGGCTAACTTCCGCTTCCAGAAGGACTTTTTGAGGCCATTCGAGCACATCATGAAGAAGAACAG GTCTCCCACCATCAGAGACATGGTGGTGCGCTGTATAGCTCAGATGGTGAACTCCCAGGCGGCCAACATCCGTTCAGGCTGGAAGAACATCTTTTCAGTGTTCCACCTGGCGGCGTCTGACCAGGACGAGAGCATCGTGGAGCTGGCCTTCCAGACCACCGGCCACATCGTCA CGAATGTATTCGAGAAGCACTTTGCAGCCACGATCGACTCCTTCCAGGACGCCGTCAAGTGTCTCTCAGAGTTCGCCTGCAACGCCTCTTTCCCAGACACCAGCATGGAAGCCATCCGCCTCATCCGCCACTGCGCCAAATACGTCTCCGAGAGGCCCCAG GCCTTCAAAGATTACACCAGTGACGACATGAATGTAGCCCCTGAGGACCGTGTGTGGGTGCGAGGTTGGTTCCCCATCCTGTTTGAGCTCTCCTGCATCATCAACAGGTGTAAACTGGATGTCAGGACCAG GGGGCTCACAGTGATGTTTGAGGTGATGAAGACCTACGGGCACACCTTCGAGAAACACTGGTGGCAGGACCTGTTCAGAATCGTCTTTAGGATCTTTGACAACATGAAGCTACCGGAGCAGCAGACCGAG AAAGCAGAGTGGATGACCACAACATGCAATCATGCACTTTATGCCATCTGTGATGTCTTCACTCAATACTTCGAGTCCCTCAATGGTGTCCTGTTGGATGACATCCTGGCTCAGCTCTACTGGTGTGTGCAGCAAG ATAACGAGCAACTAGCCCGTTCAGGTACCAACTGTCTAGAGAACGTGGTCATCCTCAACGGGGAGAAGTTCTCCCCGGAGACCTGGGACAAGACATGTAACTGCATGCTGGACATCTTCAAGACAACAATCCCCCACGC GTTGTTAACGTGGAGACCAGCAGGAGCAGAAGGAGAGCACTTTGCAACACACAGCCTGACTGACAAACAGCTG GACTCCATATCCCAGAAGTCCCTGGATATTCAGTCCCGCTCTGACGACCAGCAGTCCATCAGCAGCGCTGACAGGGCTGCGATGGAGAACCGCCGGCAGAGTCAGCACAGCTCGGCGTCGGGCATCTTTGAGGACGGCCCGAGGAGCAGGACCTCAACAA AGATCCAGGAGCAGCGCGTATTCTCTGCCCTGCTGATAAAGTGTGTCGTGCAGCTGGAGCTGATCCAGACCATTGATAACATCGTGTTTTTCCCCGCCACCAGTAAGAAGGAGGACGCAGAAAACTTTGCAGCTGCTCAG CGGGACGCTGCGTGTGCTGCTGATGTCCAAGTGGAGACCCAGGACCAGGGGATGTATCACTATCTGACCTCAGAGCAGCTTTTCAAGCTGCTGGACTGCCTGCTAGAGTCACACCGCTTCGCCAAGGCCTTCAACTCTAACAACGAGCAGAGAACCTTACTGTGGAAAGCAG GTTTCAAAGGAAAGTCGAAGCCCAACCTGTTGAAGCAGGAGACCAGCAGTCTGGCGTGTGGGCTGCGCATTCTGTTTCGCATGTACATCGACGACAGGCGACAGGACGCCTGGGAGGAGGTCCAGAGACGACTGCTCAA tgTTTGCAGCGAGGCTCTTGCATACTTTCTGGCTCTGACCTCAGAAAGCCACAGAGAGGCCTGGAccaacctgctgctgctgttcctTACCAAGGTGCTGAAGATCAGTGATGAAAGG TTCAAGGCTCATGCATCCAGATACTACCCCCTCCTGTGTGAGATCATGCAGTTTGACCTGATCCCTGAACTCCGGGCCGTGCTGAGGAAGTTCTACCTGCGCATCGGACTCGTCTTTAACATTGCACAGCTGCCTGAGTCGGAACATGAGCGGATTCATGCAGAGCCAGAAACAGACATGGAGGTGGGGGAGGAGGCTGGGGAGGAGGCCCAGTGA